The Pedosphaera parvula Ellin514 genome has a segment encoding these proteins:
- the aspS gene encoding aspartate--tRNA ligase, whose translation MKRTHHCNELRPAHIGQTVTLSGWVHSRRDLGGLIFIDIRDREGRTQTVFDPSDLPKDLFDRAASLRSECVISVTGKVRQRPAGTNNPKIPTGEVEVGVTALEVLNMAEVLPFPVDDPEVAAKVNEELRLQYRYLDLRRPEMARNLRLRSKVATATRVFMDEQGFLEVETPTLFKSTPEGAREFLVPNRREPGTFYALPQSPQQFKQILMVSGVERYFQLARCYRDEDLRADRQPEFTQVDIEMSFIDREDIYSLIEGLLKRVWKTALNMDIPTPFKRISFEEALNRYGIDKPDTRIGMELVDFTEEFRASTFKVFSGAIANGGVVKALNAKGLADATQGQIETMTEYAKSFGAKGLAFIKVEKGEWKSPIVKFFNEAEKVALTQKLGIEEGDLILFAADQWLTACEILGKIRLYCADVQKAKGKLTIPADRFDFLWVVEFPLLSFDKEQNRWYSSHHPFTAPVADDIPLLKTDPKKVRGQHYDVVVNGVELGGGSIRIHQPDVQKTIFEEVLQIPPEMVKARFGYMLEAFRYGAPPHGGIALGFDRLIAILCGTPSIRDVIAFPKTAKGTDLMTDSPAPVEPKQLRDLHLELKVPKKEQP comes from the coding sequence ATGAAACGCACGCATCATTGCAACGAGTTACGCCCGGCACATATCGGGCAAACGGTGACTTTGTCGGGTTGGGTTCATTCCCGCCGCGACCTGGGGGGACTTATCTTTATCGACATTCGGGATCGCGAAGGACGCACCCAGACGGTTTTTGATCCCTCGGATTTGCCAAAAGATTTATTTGATCGCGCCGCCTCCCTGCGGAGCGAGTGCGTGATCAGCGTGACCGGCAAGGTCCGCCAGCGGCCTGCGGGAACGAATAATCCCAAAATTCCCACGGGCGAAGTGGAAGTGGGTGTTACCGCGCTGGAAGTGTTGAACATGGCAGAAGTGCTGCCGTTCCCGGTGGATGACCCGGAAGTGGCCGCCAAGGTAAACGAAGAATTGCGTCTGCAGTATCGCTATCTTGATCTGCGTCGTCCGGAGATGGCCCGGAATCTGCGCCTGCGCAGCAAGGTGGCGACGGCGACCCGCGTGTTCATGGATGAACAGGGATTCCTAGAAGTGGAAACACCGACGTTGTTTAAATCGACACCCGAAGGTGCGCGTGAATTCCTCGTGCCGAACAGGCGCGAACCGGGAACTTTTTATGCGTTGCCGCAATCGCCGCAGCAGTTCAAACAGATTTTAATGGTGTCCGGCGTGGAGCGTTATTTTCAACTCGCGCGGTGCTATCGCGATGAGGATTTGCGCGCCGATCGTCAGCCTGAGTTTACGCAGGTGGATATCGAAATGTCGTTTATTGATCGCGAAGATATTTATTCCTTGATCGAAGGATTGTTGAAGCGCGTTTGGAAGACCGCATTGAACATGGATATTCCAACACCGTTCAAGCGCATTTCCTTTGAGGAAGCGTTGAACCGTTATGGCATCGACAAGCCGGATACCCGTATCGGCATGGAACTGGTGGATTTCACGGAAGAGTTTCGTGCGAGCACGTTCAAAGTGTTCAGCGGTGCGATCGCCAATGGCGGGGTGGTCAAAGCCCTCAATGCCAAGGGACTGGCTGACGCCACTCAAGGTCAGATTGAGACCATGACCGAGTATGCCAAGAGCTTCGGAGCGAAAGGCCTCGCATTCATCAAGGTCGAGAAGGGTGAATGGAAGTCGCCGATTGTGAAGTTCTTCAATGAGGCGGAGAAAGTTGCGCTGACGCAGAAGCTCGGCATTGAAGAAGGAGATTTGATTTTATTTGCGGCGGACCAATGGCTGACGGCCTGCGAAATTTTGGGCAAGATTCGCCTTTACTGCGCGGATGTGCAGAAGGCTAAAGGCAAGTTAACCATCCCGGCAGATCGATTTGATTTCCTGTGGGTGGTGGAGTTTCCGTTGTTGAGCTTCGATAAGGAGCAGAACCGGTGGTACTCCAGCCATCATCCATTCACCGCTCCGGTGGCGGATGATATTCCGTTGCTGAAGACCGATCCCAAGAAAGTTCGTGGCCAACATTATGATGTGGTCGTGAACGGCGTTGAACTGGGTGGCGGATCCATTCGTATTCATCAGCCGGATGTGCAGAAGACCATTTTTGAAGAAGTGCTGCAAATTCCGCCAGAGATGGTGAAGGCGCGGTTTGGTTACATGCTGGAAGCATTCCGTTACGGAGCGCCGCCGCATGGTGGTATCGCGCTGGGTTTCGATCGTTTGATCGCCATTCTGTGTGGCACGCCGAGCATTCGCGACGTCATTGCGTTCCCCAAGACGGCGAAGGGAACTGATTTAATGACCGATTCACCCGCGCCAGTTGAACCGAAGCAGTTGCGTGATCTGCACCTTGAGTTAAAGGTGCCGAAAAAAGAGCAGCCATGA
- a CDS encoding PQQ-binding-like beta-propeller repeat protein, whose product MKRFADKLVLLALVAQSALAADWPQWRGPERTGHVPPGEVVPVSLPQEPKVTWRIKVGDGLSSPVIAAGKVFYSDAQEGQETLHALEAGSGKELWRVPIAPLFKDNQTAAAPRCTPVVDGDRVYAQSCTGEFKCLDVSSGKQLWQTSFTRDFGAVFIGEKGNAQGATRHGYNAAPVVDGDLIFATVGSTNGASVVGFEKKTGKMIWKSQNDVPAYAAPIVATIEGRKQLVVFTAEGVIGLELKEGKLLWRGPLKTTFGRHITTPVIFENMVVVSSHELGLIGIHVAKEGDGFKASEQWRKKESAINISSPVAAGQYLYGLGPQRNLICVDIKTGKEMWSKEGYISTSAGNASAAFIVMDKNILTLTDGGQLVMFAADCMEFKEISNVQVCGKTWCNPAYADGKLYLRDGRELYCVELIR is encoded by the coding sequence ATGAAACGATTCGCCGACAAATTGGTTTTATTGGCACTGGTGGCGCAAAGTGCGCTGGCCGCAGACTGGCCACAGTGGCGCGGGCCGGAGCGCACTGGCCATGTGCCGCCAGGCGAGGTTGTGCCCGTGAGCCTGCCGCAGGAGCCGAAGGTCACCTGGCGAATCAAGGTTGGAGATGGGCTTTCCTCGCCGGTGATTGCGGCTGGAAAAGTTTTTTATTCAGACGCCCAGGAGGGCCAGGAGACTTTGCATGCGCTGGAGGCAGGGAGTGGGAAAGAACTTTGGCGGGTGCCGATAGCTCCTTTATTCAAGGATAATCAGACAGCGGCGGCTCCACGTTGCACGCCCGTGGTGGATGGAGATCGCGTTTATGCCCAATCTTGCACGGGAGAGTTCAAGTGTTTGGATGTGTCCTCGGGAAAGCAACTGTGGCAGACCAGCTTCACAAGGGATTTTGGGGCCGTATTCATCGGTGAAAAGGGAAACGCCCAAGGAGCAACGCGGCATGGTTACAACGCCGCTCCGGTGGTGGATGGTGATCTGATTTTCGCCACGGTTGGCAGCACGAATGGCGCGTCGGTGGTGGGATTTGAGAAGAAGACAGGCAAGATGATTTGGAAATCCCAAAATGATGTGCCGGCTTATGCTGCGCCCATCGTGGCTACGATTGAGGGCCGGAAGCAATTGGTCGTCTTTACGGCTGAGGGGGTTATTGGGCTGGAATTGAAGGAGGGCAAGTTGCTTTGGCGTGGGCCGTTGAAAACGACTTTTGGGCGACATATCACGACTCCGGTTATTTTTGAGAACATGGTGGTGGTGTCATCGCATGAACTGGGACTGATTGGAATTCACGTCGCCAAAGAAGGTGATGGTTTCAAGGCAAGTGAGCAGTGGCGGAAAAAGGAATCTGCGATCAATATTTCCAGTCCGGTTGCAGCGGGGCAGTATCTCTATGGTTTGGGACCGCAACGTAACCTGATTTGTGTGGATATTAAGACTGGCAAGGAGATGTGGTCAAAAGAAGGTTATATTTCCACTTCGGCGGGGAATGCTTCTGCAGCATTCATTGTGATGGATAAAAATATTCTGACGCTGACAGATGGCGGTCAGTTGGTGATGTTTGCGGCCGATTGCATGGAATTTAAAGAGATCAGCAATGTTCAAGTCTGTGGAAAGACCTGGTGCAACCCGGCGTATGCGGATGGGAAATTATATTTGCGGGATGGGCGGGAGCTTTATTGTGTTGAATTGATCCGTTGA
- a CDS encoding lactate racemase domain-containing protein — protein sequence MHTTITQTAPSNGEVSAQQVAEIVSQACPAKAYKDKKILMIVPDGTRTAPVGLMFQTIFKEIGEPAKNIDVLIALGTHQPMSEEAICQRLEISLEERRSQYKKVRFFNHEWNNPAALKNIGTITAEEISKLTDGLFSMEVPVEINKMVYDYDQIIIVGPVFPHEVVGFSGGNKYLFPGVGGPQILNFFHWLGAVVTNPMIIGSKWTPVRKVVDRAGAMVKVDKLCFCMVVDPSKQMKGLVAGTPEGAWDKASEISRELHITYREKPFHTVLSCAPKMYDEIWTAGKCMYKLEPVVADGGELIIYAPHITEVCVSHGTVIEEVGYHCRDYFLKQWDKFKHHPWGVLAHSTHVRGIGTFENGVEKCRVKVTLATQIPREKCEQISLGYRDPNSIRMEDFANREAEGVLLVPKAGEMLYQLNNPPAWAKRS from the coding sequence GTGCATACAACCATTACACAAACTGCTCCCAGCAACGGCGAAGTATCTGCGCAGCAGGTCGCTGAGATTGTATCCCAAGCATGTCCTGCGAAGGCTTACAAAGACAAAAAGATTTTGATGATTGTGCCGGATGGCACCCGGACTGCACCGGTGGGATTGATGTTTCAAACCATCTTCAAGGAAATTGGCGAGCCTGCCAAAAACATCGATGTCTTGATCGCATTGGGGACTCACCAGCCGATGAGTGAAGAGGCAATTTGCCAACGATTGGAGATCAGCCTGGAGGAGCGACGCAGCCAATACAAAAAAGTGCGCTTCTTCAATCACGAATGGAACAATCCAGCGGCATTAAAGAACATTGGAACCATCACGGCTGAGGAGATCAGCAAGTTGACCGATGGCTTGTTTTCGATGGAGGTGCCGGTCGAGATCAACAAGATGGTTTATGATTATGACCAAATCATCATCGTTGGTCCGGTGTTTCCGCATGAAGTCGTGGGGTTCTCGGGTGGAAACAAGTATTTATTTCCCGGTGTCGGTGGTCCACAGATTTTGAATTTTTTCCATTGGCTTGGAGCAGTGGTGACCAATCCGATGATTATTGGGAGCAAATGGACTCCGGTGCGCAAAGTGGTGGATCGGGCGGGGGCAATGGTGAAGGTGGACAAGTTATGCTTCTGCATGGTGGTGGATCCCAGCAAGCAGATGAAAGGTTTGGTGGCTGGAACGCCTGAAGGCGCCTGGGACAAGGCGAGCGAGATTTCGCGTGAGTTGCACATCACCTACAGGGAGAAGCCATTTCATACAGTGTTGTCCTGTGCACCAAAGATGTATGATGAGATTTGGACGGCGGGGAAGTGCATGTACAAGTTGGAACCGGTGGTGGCTGATGGTGGCGAGTTGATCATTTATGCGCCACATATCACGGAGGTTTGTGTAAGCCACGGAACAGTGATTGAAGAGGTGGGCTATCACTGCCGCGATTACTTCCTGAAGCAATGGGACAAATTCAAGCATCATCCCTGGGGAGTACTGGCGCATTCGACGCACGTGCGCGGGATAGGAACTTTTGAAAATGGAGTGGAGAAGTGCCGCGTAAAAGTCACACTGGCGACGCAGATTCCGCGTGAGAAGTGTGAGCAGATCAGTTTGGGTTACCGCGATCCGAACTCGATTCGCATGGAAGATTTCGCGAACCGCGAAGCTGAAGGTGTATTATTGGTGCCCAAGGCAGGGGAGATGCTTTATCAATTGAATAATCCTCCGGCGTGGGCAAAGCGAAGTTAA
- a CDS encoding SDR family oxidoreductase, whose amino-acid sequence MRLFDLTGEVAVVIGATGALGGALAEGLGQAGANVAVLGRNADRGEACVKRIQDSGGTAKFFPADAMSAGGLKQAHQAVQQSLGAPTILVNAAGGNDPKTTVAGERKIEDIALEDWRANFDLNLVGGVLLPCQEFGPGMVSRGKGSIINIASVSAGIPLSRVVAYSASKAGVLSLTQFLAREWAPKGVRVNAITPGFFPAEQNRKLLFNDDGTPTARAASILGHTPMGRFGKSEELMGAAVFLASSKASGFVTGTELRVDGGFLAQTI is encoded by the coding sequence ATGAGATTATTCGATTTGACGGGAGAAGTGGCGGTGGTGATTGGTGCGACCGGTGCATTGGGTGGCGCGTTGGCAGAAGGTCTGGGACAAGCCGGCGCCAATGTGGCAGTGTTGGGACGCAACGCAGACCGAGGTGAAGCTTGCGTCAAACGCATTCAGGATTCCGGCGGCACGGCAAAGTTTTTTCCTGCAGACGCGATGTCGGCAGGCGGATTGAAACAAGCTCATCAGGCAGTTCAGCAGTCGCTCGGTGCTCCCACAATCCTGGTTAATGCCGCCGGTGGTAATGATCCAAAAACAACTGTGGCCGGAGAGCGGAAGATTGAAGATATTGCGCTGGAAGATTGGCGCGCCAATTTTGATTTGAATCTGGTAGGTGGTGTTTTGCTGCCGTGCCAGGAGTTTGGTCCCGGGATGGTCAGTCGCGGCAAGGGGAGTATTATTAATATTGCGAGTGTTTCGGCCGGCATTCCGCTTTCACGGGTGGTGGCGTATTCCGCTTCGAAGGCCGGGGTGTTAAGTCTGACACAATTCCTGGCGCGTGAATGGGCACCCAAAGGCGTGCGAGTGAATGCGATTACTCCCGGTTTTTTCCCGGCAGAACAGAACCGCAAGCTGCTTTTCAACGACGATGGAACACCGACAGCCCGCGCAGCCTCCATCCTGGGGCATACCCCGATGGGACGATTCGGCAAGTCCGAGGAACTCATGGGCGCCGCGGTTTTTCTTGCCAGCTCGAAAGCCAGTGGTTTTGTTACAGGGACTGAGCTGCGGGTCGATGGTGGATTTCTAGCTCAAACCATTTAA
- a CDS encoding lmo0937 family membrane protein — MLETIAIILIVLWLLGLVTSYTVGGFIHVLLVLAIIVILIRVIQGRRL, encoded by the coding sequence ATGCTCGAAACCATTGCAATCATACTCATCGTGCTCTGGCTCCTGGGACTCGTTACGTCCTATACCGTTGGCGGTTTTATTCATGTGCTGCTGGTATTGGCCATTATTGTTATTCTGATCCGGGTGATCCAAGGCAGGAGACTATAA
- a CDS encoding DHH family phosphoesterase: protein MDNLPKPDVILTHESDLDGLVAGVLLQRLAKKLFDTEVPLEAYHYNMWKQRELKEKCAWVTDLNFEARIDRPNWLVIDHHASEAPAKQARLIHDLTKSAGLLCYDLCQQNGLGSPELDRLVHLNNVADLFLEDDPDFVIAADYANLVKVYQFWNLHSLIEGQLERLLNHPLLEVMDVKRRVENPLGFAWSKKNVTELSPTVGFVDTVIGNNNLIVHQLLEEKATPFPVLITLFRRTNGLIIVSLRSKDGEAIKVAEKLQGGGHANACGASLPRSIKTIPDAITYLKQILNPKKEATLNSLENLFDSVSIGNQ, encoded by the coding sequence ATGGATAATTTGCCAAAGCCGGATGTGATACTGACTCACGAGAGCGATCTCGATGGACTCGTGGCTGGAGTTTTATTGCAACGTCTCGCCAAAAAACTTTTCGACACCGAAGTTCCTCTCGAAGCCTATCACTACAACATGTGGAAGCAGCGTGAGCTGAAGGAAAAGTGCGCCTGGGTGACTGATTTGAATTTCGAAGCCCGCATTGATCGTCCGAATTGGCTGGTCATCGATCATCATGCCAGCGAAGCCCCGGCAAAACAGGCGCGGCTGATCCATGACTTAACCAAGTCTGCCGGCCTGCTTTGCTACGATCTGTGTCAACAAAACGGGCTGGGCTCTCCCGAACTCGACCGCCTGGTGCATCTCAATAATGTTGCCGATCTCTTCCTGGAAGATGATCCCGATTTCGTCATCGCCGCCGATTACGCCAATCTCGTTAAGGTTTATCAATTCTGGAACCTCCATTCCTTGATCGAAGGCCAGCTGGAACGTCTGCTGAACCATCCCCTCCTTGAAGTAATGGATGTGAAGCGCCGGGTTGAAAATCCTCTCGGGTTCGCCTGGAGCAAAAAGAATGTGACTGAACTCAGTCCCACGGTCGGTTTTGTCGACACCGTCATTGGCAATAATAATTTGATTGTTCACCAACTTTTGGAGGAGAAGGCGACTCCCTTCCCGGTGTTGATCACACTTTTCCGCCGTACGAACGGTTTGATCATCGTCAGCCTGCGCAGCAAGGATGGTGAAGCCATCAAGGTTGCTGAAAAGCTGCAGGGCGGCGGACATGCCAATGCCTGCGGTGCCAGTCTCCCTCGTTCCATAAAGACGATTCCCGACGCCATCACCTATTTGAAACAAATTTTGAATCCTAAAAAGGAAGCCACCCTGAACAGCCTCGAAAACCTGTTCGATTCAGTTTCAATTGGGAACCAATAA
- the rph gene encoding ribonuclease PH: protein MPEPLPSTGVPLRTDGRLPGQLRPLRFQNHIAPYATGSTLVEWGNTRVICGVTVEESVPRWMKEQNVIGGWITAEYSMLPYSTLQRKQRDISKGKIDGRSQEIQRLIGRAMRAAIDLEKIGSRTIWVDCDVLQADGGTRTAAITGAYVALSLAVRKLMSEGKLKESPMLHAVAAVSVGVVNRQPLLDLCYVEDAAAAVDLNLVMNSVGEFIELQGTGEEATFSETELAALLALGKAGVKELLAAQQAALA from the coding sequence ATGCCTGAACCGCTACCATCGACGGGTGTCCCTTTAAGAACTGATGGCCGTCTGCCCGGCCAGCTTCGGCCTCTGCGTTTTCAAAACCACATTGCTCCCTATGCCACTGGTTCGACGCTGGTTGAATGGGGCAACACTCGCGTCATCTGCGGAGTAACTGTCGAGGAATCCGTACCGCGATGGATGAAGGAACAAAATGTGATCGGTGGCTGGATTACGGCCGAATACTCCATGCTCCCCTATTCCACGCTGCAAAGAAAACAGCGTGACATTTCCAAGGGCAAAATCGACGGTCGTTCCCAGGAAATTCAACGTTTAATCGGCCGGGCCATGCGCGCGGCCATCGACTTGGAAAAGATCGGTTCCCGCACGATTTGGGTGGATTGTGATGTGCTGCAAGCCGACGGCGGCACTCGCACCGCTGCCATCACCGGCGCTTATGTCGCCCTCTCCCTGGCAGTTCGCAAACTCATGTCGGAAGGCAAGCTCAAGGAAAGCCCGATGCTGCATGCGGTCGCCGCTGTAAGTGTCGGGGTCGTTAATCGGCAACCGCTTTTGGATCTTTGCTATGTTGAAGATGCCGCCGCCGCTGTGGATTTGAATCTCGTAATGAATTCGGTTGGCGAATTCATCGAGTTACAAGGCACCGGTGAAGAGGCCACCTTCAGTGAAACCGAGTTGGCTGCCCTGCTTGCCCTTGGCAAGGCCGGCGTCAAAGAATTACTCGCAGCTCAGCAGGCCGCCCTGGCCTGA
- a CDS encoding histidine phosphatase family protein, with the protein MIAATSLFLLRHAEVEARYQRIFGGRIDMDLSPRGHEQAVKLAKYIEHKKFDAVYASPMKRVQQTMAPFIADTKASPIIMPGLREVDFGDWTGLGWEQVREKFNISAFEWLSQIDQGTMPNAETGQTFRARVEPCIQQILQDHPGQSVAIFCHGGVIRMLLSIILDLPLRNMSLFEIEYASLTEVQKSPHKTELQLLNFTPWRHLI; encoded by the coding sequence ATGATTGCTGCAACCAGTCTTTTTCTGCTTCGCCACGCGGAAGTCGAAGCCCGTTATCAACGCATCTTCGGAGGGCGCATCGATATGGACCTCTCACCCCGCGGCCATGAACAGGCCGTGAAACTGGCAAAATACATCGAACACAAGAAGTTTGATGCCGTTTATGCCAGCCCGATGAAGCGTGTGCAGCAAACCATGGCCCCTTTCATTGCTGACACCAAGGCTTCCCCAATTATCATGCCTGGCCTGCGCGAAGTGGATTTTGGCGACTGGACCGGCCTTGGCTGGGAGCAGGTTCGCGAAAAATTCAATATCAGCGCCTTTGAATGGCTCTCACAAATCGACCAGGGAACCATGCCGAATGCAGAAACGGGTCAAACCTTTCGCGCTCGTGTGGAGCCTTGCATTCAACAAATTCTGCAGGATCATCCTGGCCAGAGCGTCGCCATTTTCTGCCATGGCGGAGTCATTCGAATGCTGCTCTCAATCATTCTCGACTTGCCGCTTCGAAACATGTCCTTGTTCGAAATCGAATACGCCAGTCTGACGGAAGTGCAGAAGTCCCCGCATAAGACCGAACTTCAACTTCTGAACTTCACTCCCTGGCGCCATCTCATATGA
- the prmA gene encoding 50S ribosomal protein L11 methyltransferase: MKKPSLWQVSITTSLEAEEAVVELLARVFARASGVYTNEETKITIASVYCQKQAEWTPKKRAALVAGLKQIKASGLDLGAGKISVNKVAREDWSESWKRHFKPIEIGSQLLVKPSWIKRRLKKNQALVVLDPGLSFGTGNHPTTSFCLHEIVRSRKSQQAQSFLDIGTGSGILSISAVKLGYKPVVALDFDPEAVRVARENALLNGVDRQLRITRKDVTKLPLTGREKFDLICANLISNLLVSAQKQILSFLKPGGTLVLAGILKEEFPKIEKAFKQAGLKKLRDLEEGEWRSGSFTFPA; the protein is encoded by the coding sequence ATGAAAAAACCATCCCTCTGGCAGGTATCCATTACTACGAGTCTGGAAGCTGAGGAAGCCGTGGTGGAATTGTTGGCCCGGGTGTTCGCGCGTGCGTCCGGTGTTTACACGAACGAGGAAACCAAGATCACCATCGCCTCGGTTTACTGTCAGAAACAGGCTGAATGGACTCCCAAAAAGCGGGCTGCGCTGGTCGCGGGTTTAAAACAAATCAAAGCCAGTGGCCTCGACCTCGGTGCTGGAAAAATTTCTGTAAACAAGGTCGCGCGTGAAGATTGGTCTGAATCCTGGAAGCGCCATTTCAAACCCATCGAAATCGGCTCACAACTCCTTGTGAAACCAAGTTGGATCAAACGTCGCCTGAAAAAAAATCAGGCTCTCGTGGTTTTGGATCCGGGGTTGAGCTTTGGAACCGGCAACCATCCCACCACATCATTTTGCCTGCACGAAATCGTAAGGAGTCGAAAGTCCCAACAGGCGCAATCATTTTTGGACATCGGAACCGGCTCTGGAATCCTTTCCATCTCGGCTGTTAAGCTGGGCTACAAACCAGTGGTCGCACTTGATTTCGATCCTGAGGCTGTTCGCGTTGCCAGGGAAAACGCCCTTCTCAATGGTGTGGACAGACAGCTGAGGATCACCCGTAAAGACGTCACCAAGCTTCCTTTGACAGGCAGGGAAAAGTTCGATTTGATCTGCGCCAATCTGATTTCCAACCTCCTCGTGTCCGCGCAAAAGCAAATTCTCAGTTTCCTTAAGCCGGGCGGAACTCTCGTTCTGGCAGGTATTTTAAAGGAAGAATTTCCAAAAATTGAAAAAGCCTTCAAACAAGCCGGACTGAAAAAACTCCGCGACTTGGAAGAGGGTGAATGGCGCTCCGGTTCCTTCACTTTTCCCGCCTAA
- a CDS encoding Fur family transcriptional regulator yields the protein MKCHSHEHGRAELPELTDKLRRKSRKITGPRQAILQILRQHPHPMSNKEIFAELKGDCDLATVYRSLHLLESMHMVKRFDLGDGIARFELLAEGDDGHHHHLVCSRCAAVVEIDDCFTRELEERIAAKSGFKAITHRLEFFGICPQCQ from the coding sequence ATGAAATGTCATTCACATGAACATGGACGGGCGGAGTTACCGGAGTTGACCGACAAACTCCGGCGCAAGTCGCGCAAGATCACCGGACCGCGGCAGGCGATTTTACAGATTCTTAGGCAACATCCTCATCCGATGTCCAATAAGGAGATATTTGCAGAGCTGAAGGGGGACTGCGATCTCGCGACAGTTTATCGGTCACTGCATTTGCTGGAGAGCATGCACATGGTCAAGAGATTCGACCTGGGAGACGGGATAGCGCGGTTCGAGTTGCTGGCGGAAGGAGATGATGGACACCATCACCATCTTGTGTGCAGCCGTTGTGCCGCAGTGGTGGAAATCGATGACTGCTTTACCCGGGAACTCGAGGAGCGAATTGCCGCCAAAAGCGGCTTTAAGGCCATAACTCACAGGCTGGAGTTTTTTGGCATTTGCCCCCAGTGCCAGTGA
- a CDS encoding metal ABC transporter permease has product MFTEPFMQRALLAALCLGPLCALLGVFVIARRMAFFSDTVSHSALAGVALGFWLGFAEPTVPMVGFSLLVAAAMMWLKERTELLSDTIMALLLSGSVALGVIILSLLHGRNYQGELERYLFGDILAIEWKDVWLGAVLLGVVGTGIFVQLSSLTLLSAQEDMAYVCGVRVKRLNYLFVLVLTLTVAMSIRLLGIILVTSLIVIPPASARSLSRNLRQQILFSLLFGLLGGVGGTILSYQLDVPCGSTIVLTCVGIFVVAMIAGKLRTGKAFKSLAT; this is encoded by the coding sequence ATGTTCACTGAACCATTCATGCAACGTGCTTTGCTGGCGGCTCTCTGCCTGGGGCCGCTTTGTGCGCTGCTCGGGGTATTTGTCATTGCCAGGCGAATGGCGTTCTTCAGTGATACGGTATCGCATTCAGCATTGGCGGGCGTGGCGCTGGGTTTTTGGTTGGGCTTTGCCGAGCCAACCGTGCCGATGGTGGGATTTAGTTTGCTCGTGGCTGCGGCCATGATGTGGCTGAAGGAACGCACAGAGTTGTTATCCGATACCATTATGGCGTTGCTGCTTTCCGGGTCGGTGGCATTGGGTGTTATTATTTTAAGCCTGCTGCATGGCAGAAACTATCAGGGGGAACTGGAGCGATATTTGTTCGGAGATATCCTGGCGATTGAGTGGAAGGATGTTTGGCTGGGGGCAGTCTTGTTGGGAGTTGTAGGGACGGGAATTTTTGTGCAGCTAAGCTCGCTCACTTTGCTCTCGGCGCAGGAGGACATGGCCTATGTGTGTGGAGTGCGAGTAAAGCGATTGAATTATTTGTTCGTGCTGGTGCTGACCCTGACGGTAGCCATGAGCATTCGACTATTGGGAATTATACTGGTCACTTCACTGATTGTGATTCCACCGGCGTCCGCCCGGAGTTTGAGTCGGAACCTGCGCCAGCAAATCCTTTTCAGCCTGCTCTTTGGACTTCTAGGCGGAGTAGGGGGGACAATATTGTCGTATCAATTGGACGTTCCCTGTGGTTCAACGATTGTGCTGACCTGCGTTGGAATATTTGTGGTGGCGATGATCGCAGGTAAATTGAGAACTGGAAAAGCATTCAAGTCACTGGCGACATGA